The Pleomorphomonas sp. T1.2MG-36 DNA segment GGCGGTGAGCGCCGCGTCGACCCACTGGTTGAACACGACCCGTTGCATGTCCTCCACTGTCTTGGCCGGGGCGAGTATGGTGCCTTCGGCGATGGCCTTGGAGAAGCGATTGGCCTGGGCGATGAACCCGACCGCCGGACGCCCGTCGAACAGCTTCTGCCAGCCGGCCGTCAGCGTGCAGATGGAAAGCCAGGTCAACGGAACCAGAGCGACCCAGGCATAGGCCTGCCGCTTCATCTTGAACAGCATCACCGCTGCGAAGGCGAGCGCGATGGCCGCCAGCATCTGGTTGGCGATGCCGAACAGCGGCCACAGCGTATTGATGCCGCCAAGCGGATCGACCACGCCCTGGTAGAGGAAGTATCCCCAGGCCGCGACGGCAAGCGCCGTGGCCACAAGGTTGGCCGTCCAGCTATGGGTCTGCCGGAAGGCGGGAACCGCCGTGCCGAGCAGATCCTGGATCATGAAGCGGGCGACGCGCGTGCCGGCATCGACCGTCGTCAGAATGAACAGTGCTTCGAACAGGATGGCGAAGTGATACCAGAACGGCATCAGCGCCACGCCGCCGATCACGCCCGACAGGATGTGCGCCATGCCTACGGCGAGTGTCGGCGCACCGCCGGCCCGCGACAGGATGGTCGCCTCGCCGACGTTCTTTGCCATCTCCGTCAGCATGTCCGGCGTGACGGTGAACAGCGGATCCCAGCTCGAGATCACCTGGGCCGCCTGGTCGGCCGTGGTGCCGATGACACCGGGCGCCGTGTTCATGGCGAAGTAGACGCCGGGTTCGATCACCGAGGCGGCGATCAGCGCCATGATGCCGACGAAGCTCTCCATCAGCATCGCGCCATAGCCGATGAAGCGGAACTGGCTCTCGTTCTCGATCATCTTGGGCGTGGTGCCCGAGGCGATCAGCGAGTGGAAGCCCGAAATAGCGCCGCAGGCGATGGTGATGAACAGGAACGGGAACAGGTTGCCAGAGAACACCGGTCCGGTGCCGTCGACGAACTTGGTCACCGCCGGCATCTTCATCTCCGGCATCACGAAGACGATGCCGATGGCCAGCGCCATGATGGTGCCGATCTTCAGGAAGGTCGACAGGTAGTCGCGCGGGGCGAGCAGCAGCCACACCGGCAGCACCGAGGCGACGAAGCCATAGCCGATCAGGATGAGCGCCAGCGCCTCGCCCTTGTAGGTGAACAGCGGCGCCAGCGTTTCGCTCTCGGCCACGGTGCGGCCGAAGATGATGGCGAGCAGGAGAAGGACGACGCCGATGGCGCTCATCTCGCCGATGCGGCCGGGCCTGAAGAACCGGCTGTAGAGGCCCATCAGGATGGCGATGGGAATGGTGGCGAACACCGTGAAGGTGCCCCACGGGCTGCCAGCCAGCGCCTTGACGACGATCAGCGCCAGCACGGCGAGCAGAATGATCATGATCATCAGAATGCCGATGGAGGCGACGATGCCGGGCACCGCCCCCAGTTCGGTCTTGATCATGTCGCCAAGCGACCGACCGTCACGACGGGTCGAGGCAAACAGGATGAGGAGGTCCTGGACGGCGCCGGCAAAGATCACGCCGACGATCAGCCACATGGTCCCCGGAAGATAGCCCATCTGCGCGGCGAGCACCGGGCCGACCAGCGGGCCTGCCCCGGCGATGGCGGCGAAGTGGTGCCCGAACAGCACGTATTTGTCGGTCGGAACATAGTCGAGGCCGTCATTGTGCCGCACCGCCGGAGTCCGGCGGGAAGGGTCC contains these protein-coding regions:
- a CDS encoding carbon starvation CstA family protein; the protein is MSAVAKMPRSPGEWLVWILIAVVGAGALGVVALSRGETINALWLVVAAVATYLVAFRFYALYIVSRVLGADPSRRTPAVRHNDGLDYVPTDKYVLFGHHFAAIAGAGPLVGPVLAAQMGYLPGTMWLIVGVIFAGAVQDLLILFASTRRDGRSLGDMIKTELGAVPGIVASIGILMIMIILLAVLALIVVKALAGSPWGTFTVFATIPIAILMGLYSRFFRPGRIGEMSAIGVVLLLLAIIFGRTVAESETLAPLFTYKGEALALILIGYGFVASVLPVWLLLAPRDYLSTFLKIGTIMALAIGIVFVMPEMKMPAVTKFVDGTGPVFSGNLFPFLFITIACGAISGFHSLIASGTTPKMIENESQFRFIGYGAMLMESFVGIMALIAASVIEPGVYFAMNTAPGVIGTTADQAAQVISSWDPLFTVTPDMLTEMAKNVGEATILSRAGGAPTLAVGMAHILSGVIGGVALMPFWYHFAILFEALFILTTVDAGTRVARFMIQDLLGTAVPAFRQTHSWTANLVATALAVAAWGYFLYQGVVDPLGGINTLWPLFGIANQMLAAIALAFAAVMLFKMKRQAYAWVALVPLTWLSICTLTAGWQKLFDGRPAVGFIAQANRFSKAIAEGTILAPAKTVEDMQRVVFNQWVDAALTAVFMVIVVGMLVFGVQAMLRALREQKPTASEVGDDMPGVRPQAT